The genomic stretch CACTGGCTACATTCGACAATGCCTCGCTGCCACTCACACCCATGATTTTATACACCACAAATGCAATAGCTTTCACAATTCGTTGCATGATGCCGAGGTGATAAGCCATGCTTACCAGCACCGCTACGAAAATGATGGTAGGAATAATCTTGAAGAAAAAAATCAAGTTGTTTTCCGGTCCAAATACCTTGGTAAGCAAAGGAGAATTGACCAGCGGACCAAATACAAATGCTGCACCCTTATCAGACATATTCAGCAGCTTGGTTACATGATCTCCTAACCAAGCAAACATAGCCTTACCCACAGGCACCTTCAAAATAAAGATAGCCAAAGCCAGCTGAAGAGCCAATCCACTTAGCACCACCCGCAGATTGATACGTTTTTTGTTGTTCGACATCAGAAAAGCAATTCCCAAAATCAGGGCTACTCCCAATAGTCCGGTAAACCGACCTGTCATGGCTTAGAAATTAAAACGGGAAAATAGCATATAATTTTTATTCTACGTGCAAAATCAGGCAACAAAGCCTTTCCAGTTAACGATTAAATAAATCAAAAAGAAAATTATCTTTGAATATGCCTGTGAAATTTACCCTTTCCATTCCCCGGATTCTTCTGTTATGCCTTATCCTTGGCACTTTAGGGTTGGGAATGGGTATACAAAAAGGTTTAGCACAGAGAAAATGTGGCTTTGATCTGGCTATTCAACAGGCATTGCAACGCAATCCCAAGCTGATAACCAGGATGAATGCCATTGAATCGGCTATGCACCATTTCATGCTGAATGCCCGTGTGATGCTCAGGATGGACAGCACCACCGATACCACTACCGTGATTATTCCCGTAGTCGTGCATATTGTACTGCAAAATCCCGGTCAGGTGAGCGACACCCAGGTTATTTCGCAGATAACTGTATTAAATCAGGATTATCAGGCGCTGAATGCTGATACCAGCAAGGTGCCTGCCGTTTGGAAGCCCATCATCGGTCGGGTAAAATTTCAATACGTGCTGGCTAAACGTACGCCAACCGGCCTACCCACCAATGGTATAGACCGGGTAACTACGTCTGTTTCCACCTTTTCCATCAACAATGCCTGCTCACAGGTAAAACATGCGAGTACCGGCGGTGCCAATGCTTGGGATACAAAAAGCTATCTTAATATCTGGGTATGCAACCTACCTTCCGGTTATCTGGGTGTGACTACTCCTCCAGGGCTTTATCCGGATGATGAAGATGGGGTGGTAATCACCACACAGGCTTTTGGCACAGTGGGTAATCTGGATCCGGAATTTAACCTGGGACGCACCGCAACCCATGAAGTAGGCCATTACTGGAACCTGCTGCATCCCTGGGGCATTTATAGCAGCAACCCCAATTGCCTGTATGATGACAGTGTGGCCGATACTCCTCCGCAAGCAGGCCCTTTGTATGGCTGCTATTCTTTCCCAACCACTGATCATTGTTCTCCGGATTCACCGGGCGTGATGTTTATGAATTACATGGAATATGTGGACGACAGCTGTATGTATATGTTCACGCAGGGACAGGTGATGCGCATGCTGGCTTTGTTAAACACTTTCCGCAGTTCCCTTCTGTCTTCTCAGGGAGCCGTGCCTGTACAGCTAGAAAAGCTTAAACCCCAGCTGCTGCGTATCCTTCAGCCAGCAAACAAAATCTGCGATCCCACAATCCAGCCAATCCTGGTGCTGCGAAACTATGGTTATGATTCTTTGTATAAAGCAAAAATCATTTACTACACGGAAGATTCAGTGTTGCACCAATATCTGTGGACAGGAGCGCTGGGTACATTCGATTCCACCCAGGTTGTACTGCCTGCCATTACCAGCAGTATTGGCAATCATTTACTCACTGCATTTGCCATTGAACCCAATGATAGTACCAGCGTGCAGTATGCCAGCGATACCATCCGGCAGACTTATCACCTGGATCCTCTCATTACTTCTGATTTCACCGAAGGATTTGAAGAAGATACCTTCCCTCCACCCTACTGGGAAGTTGTGAACCCTGACAACAGCTATACCTGGGAGCATACTTCCATCGCCAGCCATAGTGGCCAATATGCTGCACTGATGCCTAATCTGGATTATATGCAAAACGGCCCAATTGACGATCTGGTGAGTCCGGTTATCAATGTTAGCCAGGCCGATTCGGCTTTTCTGTTTTTCTATGTGGCTGCCGGCTTGCAATCCAATCCTTACGGGAACAACCAATACTGGGATACGCTGGAAGTGCTGATCAGCACCGACTGCGGACAAACCGGCACCGTGGTTTACAAAAAATGGGGAAAGTATCTGATGACCGATTCCATCCCTACTTCCAGCGAATTTATACCTACTGCCAACCAATGGCGACGCGATTCCATTAACCTGACTCCTTTCATCCACCAGGGCAATTTTCAAATCATCTTCCGCAACATCACCAACTTTGAAAACAATATTTACCTGGATGATATCCAACTGCAAACACGACCCACCAATCCCAATCTGAAGAAGGACAAGGTTTTGGTTGTACCAAATCCCACAACAGGCGAAATCCGGATTGAATTTCTGGAAGTGGACCCCGACCTCAAAGGCGTAAACATTTACAACAGTCTAGGCCAGAAAATAGCAAGCTATTCATCAGCCAGTATCGTAAACAATCAGATTGCCGTACATTTGTCCGGAAAACCCGTTGGAATATATTATGTAGAAATTGTTTACTCCAACTACAACATTGTCAGAAAGGTCCTGCTGATTCATTGATTTGTTGGTCCAATTGCTTGTTGACATGATGTACAAAACAGAATCGGAATTCATGCAATTGCTAAAAAGCTGCCATTTACCTGCTGAACTGCAGCCGATAGCAGAAAAAATTTTACACGGTCAGCGACTCACACCCGAGGAAGGTTTATTGCTGTTTGAAAAAGGTAAAATCAATTGGCTGGGTGCATTGGCCAATTATGTGCGGGAGCAAAAACATGGCGACGATACATTTTTCAACCGCAACGTACATATTGAACCCACCAATGTATGTGTGTACAGCTGCAAGTTCTGCTCCTATTCGCGATTGTATAAACACCGGGAAGAAGGCTGGGAACTGAGCCTGGATGATATGCTCAATATCGTGAAGCGATATGACGGCCAGCCCATCACTGAAGTACACATCGTGGGTGGCGTTCATCCCAAACTGGATTTTTATTTTTTTAAAGAACTTTTGCAACGCATCAAAGCACATCGCCCCGAAATTCATATCAAAGCATTTACAGCGGTGGAGCTGTATTACATGTTTAAAAAAGCCCGCCTGACCTATGAAGAGGGCCTGCAACAACTGAAGGAAGCTGGACTGGACTCTATTCCCGGAGGCGGTGCCGAAATTTTTGCACCTGAAATCCGCGAACAAATCTGCGCTGATAAAGTAGATGCCGACAACTGGCTCAGGATTCACGAAACAGCTCACCGACTGGGCATCCCCAGCAACGCTACCATGTTATACGGACATATTGAAAGCTACGCCCACCGCATCGATCACATGGAACGGCTGCGCCGGTTGCAGGACCAAACGGGAGGATTCAATTGTTTTATCCCACTGAAATTCCGTAATAAAAACAACGATATGAGTCATGTGCCGGAAAGCAGCGTGATTGAAGACATCAAAATGTATGCAGTGGCCAGGCTCTACCTGGATAATTTTCCCCATCTGAAAGCCTACTGGCCTATGCTGGGTCGTGATCTGGCGCAAATGATGCTTTCATTTGGTGTGGATGATCTGGATGGCACGATCGACGACTCCACTAAGATCTATTCCATGGCCGGAGCCGAAGAACAACATCCTGCCATGACTACCGAAGAAATCACCGCCCTGATTCGCAAGGCACATCGTACACCGGTAGAACGCAACAGCCTGTACGAAGTAGTTCGCCGTTTCGATGAACCGGCTGTGATCCGGAATGATTGAAATAAATGATTAAAAAAAATCCCGGTTTTCCCGGGAATTTAAAAACGAAGAACGATAAGCTATCGGCAATGGCTTACTGCCATTTCTTTGCGTCTTCCAGAAATTTGGCCAGACCAATATCGGTGAGCGGGTGCTTGAGCAAGCCGATCAGGGTATCATACGGGCAGGTGCAAACATCTGCTCCGGCTTCCGCACATTTCACAATATGCAGCGAACTGCGAATGGATGCAGCCAGAATCTGCGTTTCAAAACCCTGCACAGTATAGATATGTGCAATCTGCTCAATCAACTCCAGCCCATCCCAGTTGATATCATCAATCCGGCCAATGAAAGGTGATACATATCTAGCACCGGCTTTGGCTGCCAGAATGGCCTGCGCAGCAGAAAACACCAGCGTGCAGTTGGTGGGAATACCATGCTCTGTGAGCCAATGAATAGCTTTTACTCCATCTTTGATCATCGGCACCTTCACCACAATCCGCGGATGAATCTTGGCCAGCTCCTGGGCTTCCCGGATAATACCCTCAAAATCCGTGGATATCACTTCGGCACTTACATCTCCGTTCACAGTTTCACAGATCGTCCGGTAATGCTGAAACACAGCTTCTTTGCCCTTGATGCCTTCCTTGGCCATCAGAGACGGATTGGTGGTAACACCGTCGAGTATGCCCAGATCATTGATTTCGCGGATTTGGTTCAGATTGGCTGTATCAATAAAAAATTTCATAACCAGAATTGTTTTGGACGATTTAAGAAAAATGGCAAGTGGCTTACATCGCACCGCTGCGACCGCCTACCCTTGCTGCATTCCTGCCCTGGGGGAGTTCAGCAGGAGCTGGTCGTGTAAGACTTGCCAATGGC from Thermoflavifilum aggregans encodes the following:
- a CDS encoding M43 family zinc metalloprotease; this encodes MPVKFTLSIPRILLLCLILGTLGLGMGIQKGLAQRKCGFDLAIQQALQRNPKLITRMNAIESAMHHFMLNARVMLRMDSTTDTTTVIIPVVVHIVLQNPGQVSDTQVISQITVLNQDYQALNADTSKVPAVWKPIIGRVKFQYVLAKRTPTGLPTNGIDRVTTSVSTFSINNACSQVKHASTGGANAWDTKSYLNIWVCNLPSGYLGVTTPPGLYPDDEDGVVITTQAFGTVGNLDPEFNLGRTATHEVGHYWNLLHPWGIYSSNPNCLYDDSVADTPPQAGPLYGCYSFPTTDHCSPDSPGVMFMNYMEYVDDSCMYMFTQGQVMRMLALLNTFRSSLLSSQGAVPVQLEKLKPQLLRILQPANKICDPTIQPILVLRNYGYDSLYKAKIIYYTEDSVLHQYLWTGALGTFDSTQVVLPAITSSIGNHLLTAFAIEPNDSTSVQYASDTIRQTYHLDPLITSDFTEGFEEDTFPPPYWEVVNPDNSYTWEHTSIASHSGQYAALMPNLDYMQNGPIDDLVSPVINVSQADSAFLFFYVAAGLQSNPYGNNQYWDTLEVLISTDCGQTGTVVYKKWGKYLMTDSIPTSSEFIPTANQWRRDSINLTPFIHQGNFQIIFRNITNFENNIYLDDIQLQTRPTNPNLKKDKVLVVPNPTTGEIRIEFLEVDPDLKGVNIYNSLGQKIASYSSASIVNNQIAVHLSGKPVGIYYVEIVYSNYNIVRKVLLIH
- the mqnE gene encoding aminofutalosine synthase MqnE, whose protein sequence is MQLLKSCHLPAELQPIAEKILHGQRLTPEEGLLLFEKGKINWLGALANYVREQKHGDDTFFNRNVHIEPTNVCVYSCKFCSYSRLYKHREEGWELSLDDMLNIVKRYDGQPITEVHIVGGVHPKLDFYFFKELLQRIKAHRPEIHIKAFTAVELYYMFKKARLTYEEGLQQLKEAGLDSIPGGGAEIFAPEIREQICADKVDADNWLRIHETAHRLGIPSNATMLYGHIESYAHRIDHMERLRRLQDQTGGFNCFIPLKFRNKNNDMSHVPESSVIEDIKMYAVARLYLDNFPHLKAYWPMLGRDLAQMMLSFGVDDLDGTIDDSTKIYSMAGAEEQHPAMTTEEITALIRKAHRTPVERNSLYEVVRRFDEPAVIRND
- the fsa gene encoding fructose-6-phosphate aldolase yields the protein MKFFIDTANLNQIREINDLGILDGVTTNPSLMAKEGIKGKEAVFQHYRTICETVNGDVSAEVISTDFEGIIREAQELAKIHPRIVVKVPMIKDGVKAIHWLTEHGIPTNCTLVFSAAQAILAAKAGARYVSPFIGRIDDINWDGLELIEQIAHIYTVQGFETQILAASIRSSLHIVKCAEAGADVCTCPYDTLIGLLKHPLTDIGLAKFLEDAKKWQ